In Phoenix dactylifera cultivar Barhee BC4 unplaced genomic scaffold, palm_55x_up_171113_PBpolish2nd_filt_p 002366F, whole genome shotgun sequence, a genomic segment contains:
- the LOC120103966 gene encoding uncharacterized protein LOC120103966 gives MQSGRATEKTDLYRFGVLVLEVLSGKRPTDSLFIEKDLNILGWLNFLILEDRQREIIDPHCDGMQIESLDALLSVAIQCVSSAPEERPTMHRMVQLLESEALPSLPECFSHPQALSSLPDVSSHSQAPSSLRGSCVSAIHVIAYIVYNTAVVNGMKASWLLIGHPQDSAKEKMAAVRAWLLMALLASICLVKENNAEDIGYGTIGKGGGEVHCGVGHKGNCRPHEAAPYHRPCQKKDGCRGDPPNTEKIVEHDGNLPKPKAGKRIKDAEQLLHSLGPTPM, from the exons ATGCAAAGTGGCAGGGCAACAGAAAAAACAGATTTATACAGGTTTGGAGTCTTGGTGCTGGAAGTTTTGAGTGGGAAACGACCCACTGATTCATTATTCATTGAGAAAGACTTGAATATTCTAGGATGG TTGAATTTCTTGATCCTTGAGGACCGTCAAAGAGAAATAATTGATCCACACTGCGATGGCATGCAGATTGAAAGCCTGGATGCTTTGCTCTCTGTTGCCATTCAGTGTGTTTCCTCAGCTCCAGAAGAGCGGCCTACAATGCACAGAATGGTGCAATTATTGGAGTCAGAG GCTCTACCCTCTCTCCCCGAATGTTTCTCTCATCCACAAGCTCTATCCTCCCTTCCCGATGTTTCCTCACATTCACAGGCTCCATCCTCCCTCCGTGGTTCATGCGTGTCCGCTATTCATGTCATTGCCTATATTGTATATAACACAGCGGTCGTGAATGGCATGAAAGCAAGTTGGTTGCTTATAGGTCATCCGCAAGATAGTGCAAAAGAAAAG ATGGCTGCAGTCCGTGCATGGTTATTGATGGCATTACTCGCAAGCATTTGCTTGGTGAAAGAAAATAATGCAGAAGATATTGGTTACGGCACTATTGGAAAAGGTGGTGGTGAAGTTCATTGTGGAGTTGGACATAAGGGGAATTGTCGTCCTCATGAAGCAGCGCCCTACCATAGACCTTGCCAGAAAAAGGATGGGTGTAGAGGAGATCCACCGAACACGGAAAAGATAGTTGAACATGATGGAAATTTGCCGAAGCCCAAAGCAGGGAAGAGAATTAAAGATGCTGAACAGTTGCTTCACTCACTTGGGCCAACTCCCATGTGA
- the LOC120109552 gene encoding uncharacterized protein LOC120109552, whose amino-acid sequence MQSGRATEKTDLYRFGVLVLEVLSGKRPTDSLFIEKDLNILGWLNFLILEDRQREIIDPHCDGMQIESLDALLSVAIQCVSSAPEERPTMHRMVQLLESEALPSLPECFSHPQALSSLPDVSSHSQAPSSLRGSCVSAIHVIAYIVYNTAVVNGMKASWLLIGHPQDSAKEKMAAVRAWLLMALLASICLVKENNAEDIGYGTIGKGGGEVHCGVGHKGNCRPHEAAPYHRPCQKKDGCRGDPPNTEKIVEHDGNLPKPKAGKRIKDAEQLLHSLGPTPM is encoded by the exons ATGCAAAGTGGCAGGGCAACAGAAAAAACAGATTTATACAGGTTTGGAGTCTTGGTGCTGGAAGTTTTGAGTGGGAAACGACCCACTGATTCATTATTCATTGAGAAAGACTTGAATATTCTAGGATGG TTGAATTTCTTGATCCTTGAGGACCGTCAAAGAGAAATAATTGATCCACACTGCGATGGCATGCAGATTGAAAGCCTGGATGCTTTGCTCTCTGTTGCCATTCAGTGTGTTTCCTCAGCTCCAGAAGAGCGGCCTACAATGCACAGAATGGTGCAATTATTGGAGTCAGAG GCTCTACCCTCTCTCCCCGAATGTTTCTCTCATCCACAAGCTCTATCCTCCCTTCCCGATGTTTCCTCACATTCACAGGCTCCATCCTCCCTCCGTGGTTCATGCGTGTCCGCTATTCATGTCATTGCCTATATTGTATATAACACAGCGGTCGTGAATGGCATGAAAGCAAGTTGGTTGCTTATAGGTCATCCGCAAGATAGTGCAAAAGAAAAG ATGGCTGCAGTCCGTGCATGGTTATTGATGGCATTACTCGCAAGCATTTGCTTGGTGAAAGAAAATAATGCAGAAGATATTGGTTACGGCACTATTGGAAAAGGTGGTGGTGAAGTTCATTGTGGAGTTGGACATAAGGGGAATTGTCGTCCTCATGAAGCAGCGCCTTACCATAGACCTTGCCAGAAAAAGGATGGGTGTAGAGGAGATCCACCGAACACGGAAAAGATAGTTGAACATGATGGAAATTTGCCGAAGCCCAAAGCAGGGAAGAGAATTAAAGATGCTGAACAGTTGCTTCACTCACTTGGGCCAACTCCCATGTGA